The following is a genomic window from Niabella soli DSM 19437.
TTCGTATCAAATCCGATAAACTACAGCCGAAACAACGATACCTTAAAACTAAAAAAAGATCTCCATTAAATGAAGATCTTTTTCAATTTTTGTATTTTTTTGGAAATTAATTATTCCTGAACCTGGAAGGTAATTGGTTGTTTCCGGTATGCCTTCACCTGCCGTCCGTTTTGAACAGCCGGCACCCATTTCCCAGATTTTTTAATGGCGCGCATTGCTTCTTCGCCCATTCCAAAACCAGGATCTTTAATCACCTTTACATCACTTACATTACCCTGAACATCCACCACAAACTGTACAATTACCTGATAACTACCTGCAGAGGCGCCGTTTTCTACGGGCACATCACCGCGCAGGTTTGTACTCAGGAACCTGGACCAGTCACCATTATAGCGTGCTTCCTGCTCCACTTTAGTAAAGATCTCGGGTTCTTTTTCAACCGGTTTGGCTTCCACGATGCCTTTACCACCGTCTACACCTGCCGGGGGAACCACTACACCCAGATCTTTTACACCGGCCTGGTTAATAGTACCAATTTTGGTATCTTTTAACTCTTCCTGAACGGGAGGGGGTTGTTTTACTTCCTCATCTTTTACGATCTTAGGAGGTGTAAATGCCTTTGTTTCAATTTTTGGAGGCTCCACTTTTGGCGGTGGTGGGGGCGGCGGCGGAGGGGGTTCTTTCTTCTCCTCCGGCTGTTCTATTTTCTGGATGGTTACTTCTTCCATTTTGACCTTCTGCGGCTTATTGGCCTCCATCTTGCTCTGCAAAACCACCAAACCGGCAATTACCAGGGCGGCAACTACGGTTATGACCAGCGCTTTCACGATACGCTTATTGTAGGTACGCCGGAGCTCGTAGGCTCCATAATCCTTATTGCGCCCCTCAAAAACAATATCCAGAAGATCTGATGATAAAATTTTATTGGCTTCCATTATTAAATTACTTTTTTATAAGATGCATAAATCTAAAAATTCCACAAGAATTTTTATTTGGCTGGGGTTGCGGGTGCTGCGGCGGCAGGTGATCCACCGATCGTTAAACGAATGGCATCCAGTTCACCAGGAAATGGTTTTACCAATGCATAACGGGCAACTTTATTAATGGTCATTTCATCCAGCATATCCACCACATTTTTATACGTGGCATCATCGGTCGGCTTAATAATTACGAAAAAGTCCTTCTGTTTACAATCATCAATGGATTTCCCTTTTGCCCTGGCTTCCTGTTCGCAGGCAGGGTCCTGTACATAATGAGAAACTACTTCTTTCTTTTTATTAATTATTTCATTGCGAATGCCTTTATAGGTGTCCGACTTGAAATTAGCGCCCGTAGGATCCATTTCCCCCTCGTAATAGAAAACCTTGTTATCTTTTGCAAGCAACACCGTCAATGAGCCCGATTGTTTGATCTTGGTTTCCTGGTCCTTCTTATCCGAATCTTTAGGCATATTTAAATCCATGGTTGTAGGATTGCTCATCGTTGCCGTAAAAATAAAGAAAGTGATCAGCAGGAAGCCCAGGTCCACCATTGGGGTCATATCCACCCGGGTGCTTTGCTTTTTGGCTTTCTTGACCCCGGGGCCTTTCTTATGTCCGTCATCGCCGCCAGTATCTAAACTTGCCATATTCTTATTTTTTACAAATTAGGTGATTAAAAATTATTTCTGCTTCAAACGATCCAGATACAACTCGGACCCTGTAGGGGCCTCTGTAGGCATGGTTACCAGGTTGTATTTCTGCTCGTCGTTACGCTTCATAGCTTCTATAAGCGCGTTGAAGGCCGGGTATTTGGAGGAGTTATCTCCTTTTACCAGGTATTTCAACGTTTCGCCTGCAAAAACGTATTTAGCGGCACCGATCCAGTTCACCAGCTCATTTGTAGCAGAGTCCATTACCGGAATGCCATCCTGTTTCACCTTCGCCTGGTCTGCCGGAGACAATGCCAGGAAGCTCTTCAGCTTATTAAAAGGCATCCCCATCATCATTCCATCAGAATAGTGGGTAAGGTCTCCGTCCGAAATAGTCACCCCTGCACGTTTGGCGGCTTCTTTAATTATGTCCTTTCCTTTTTGAACATCGGATTTCGACATAATGCTGAAATACACCTTGTTGTCTTTATCAATGCTCATCATCACCGCATTGTTATCAGGCATAGTCTGTGAAGCAACGGAATTAGGAGTCTCAATGGGAACTGGCTCAACCGGTTTGAATTTTGTGGCCATGATAAAGAAGGACAGGATCAGGAACGCTACGTCCACAAAGGGCGTCATATCCGTATCCGTCGACTTCTTTTGTATTTTTGCTTTTGCCATTATTGACTATATTTTGATATAAGACTAAAAATCTGTTTTATTCCATAAAAAATCCTGTGCACTTTATACTTATTTGTATAAAGAAGCAAAAGATTGTGTCAGGGTGAAACCAGATTCGTCAATACCATAAGTAATGCTGTCAATACGGGTAGTAAGCATGTTGTAGAAAATCAGGGCTAAAGCTGAAGTACCGATACCCAATGCAGTGTTATACAGGGCTTCAGAGATACCTACCGCCAGTTCTGAAGAGTTACCGCCGCCGCTTTCACCCAGGTTGGCAAATGAACGGATCATACCCATTACCGTTCCTAATAACGCTACCAGGGTACCGGTAGAAACGATTGTAGATAAGAACACTAAGTTCTTCTGTAACATCGGCAGTTCCAGCGCAGTTGCTTCTTCTACCTCTTTTTGAATAGCTGCAATTTTTTGCTCTGTGTCCAAACCTGGTTCATTGATCATTTCTTTGTAACGGCGCAGACCTGCTTTCATTACATTCCCTACAGAACCTTTTTGTTTGTCGCACTCAGCAATAGCTGCTTCTACATTTTTGTTGGCAAGATGATATTGTACTTTACGTACGAAATTGTTGATGTTACCTGTGCCTAATGCTTTGGCAATAGTCAGGAACCTTTCAATTGCAAATACGATAACCATTAACAACATACCAATAAGTAAGGGTACGATGATCCCTCCTTCATAAATACGGTGGAACGCTCCTTTGGGGCCTTTATGGTTCGGCCAAAAGCCACCGGCGGGGTCTGGCTGTGCAAATCCACTATCAGCGCCAATTACATAACGCCAAATACAATAGCCAGCAATAATACACAGAATGGGCGCCACCCACGAAATCAGATTGCTGCTTTTTTTAGGTTGAACAGAAGTAGTAGCCGTTACGGGCTTCGCTTGATTTGTCTCAGCCATGATCTTAGTTTTTTAGTTTTTTAAATATTGAACAAGTTTACTTTGAGTGTACAATTCTAACAAAAAAAACGAAACGACAAAGTTTTTCGTCATTATTTTTTTTTGACCGTTTGAAGATAATTGATTTTTTATAAATCATCAAAACATCTCTCCAAACACTTGCATAAATCTATCCGGAAGCCTTTATCGTTTTACAATTTTCAACAAAATAGCCTATCTGTTATTCATATCGCAACGCATCTATAGGATTCAAACGGCCTGCTTTTAAAGCGGGGTATATACCGGCAGCCAGCCCTACAATTGTACAAATAACAATTCCATACAATACCCAATCCCAGGGAACAACAAAGCCCGTACTTAAAACCAGCGAGAACATATTGCCAACAATAATTCCCAGGATGATCCCCAACAAGGCTCCTAAGATACTAATAATGATGGCTTCCAGTAAAAATTGTATTTTAACCGACTGCTTCTTCCCCCCCAACGCCTTTACCAGGCCCACTTCTTTGGTTCGTTCCGAAACAGCCACCAGCATAATATTCATCAAACCAATTGCAGCGCCCAGCAACGTGATAATGCCGATCACAATGGCTGCCCAGCGGATATAGCGCAGCACATTCATAAGTGTTTGAACCGTACTATCGCTTTTATCCAGGATAAAGTTACTCTCTTCGGTGCTATTATTTTTTCGCACTGAGCGAAACAGGCTTTCGGCCTCCCCCATCGCGGCATCTAGTTGCTTAATATCATTTACCTTAACGGCCAACATATAAGAGGCGTTCGGTTTGCTGAAATTCCGGTTCCAGTTTTCGTACCCGATGATGGCTATATTATCGCGGCTAAAGCCGAATGTGGATCCCTTACCTTCCAGGATACCCAAAACTTTGTAAGGAATATTATTAATCCGGATGGTGGTGTTCACCCCTTTTTCAAGGGCCTCTCCAAAAAAAAGTTTTGCCACATCCAGCCCCAGCAGACAGGTATTTTGTCCGCCGGTAATTTCACCCGAAGTAAAATTCCGGCCGTAGGCCAGCTTAAACGAATTCAGGTACAGGTATTTTTCATCGCCTACCAATAACGTTACGTTGGGGTTTGTTTTTTTGGCGTTGAAGGAAAAAACATTGCCCCCTCCGCCAAATACCGAGATACCGGCTACCGCTCCGGGGAAATGATAATGGCTGATAAAATACTGCGCCTCTTCTTTTGTAATGACCTTATTTAGATTGGATTGTTTTTCTTTCTTCCCTTTTTTTGATACGGTAAGCCCATCCGCCCGGTTAGAACCAAAATTCGTGTTCCGCTCTTTGAAGCGTATGGTAAATCCGTTTGCCCCCATTGATGAAAAGCTTTCCGTAAACTTCTGATTCATTGCTTTAATGGCTGTTATAATCCCAACAAGTGCCATTATACCAAAGGCGATGATCGTTACCGTTAAGCCCGTACGTAGCTTGTTGCTTCTGACCGTACGGAACGCCAATAGGAGAATATCGTTGAATTTCACCTTGCTAAGGTAACGGATTCTGGTTACTAGTTTCTGGTTCCTGGATGCTGGTTTCTGGATATCCAGCATCAAGTATCAAGTATCTAAAAATAAAGCCAGTTAAAAATAACATTGGGGAATACGCCCACAAAAACGATCATGACACATATGGCGACCAATGTGTATTTTTCAATAGCAGCTATCCGGGTAAAATTATTGGGGCCTTCCTTAAAATACATGGCCTGGATCAGCCTGAAATAATAATACGCACTAACAGCAGCCATTACCACACCAAAGATCACGAGCCATAAATAGCCCCCTGCTTCTATAACTGCTTTCAACATATAGAATTTGGCCAGGAAGCCCGCAGACAGCGGAATACCGGCCAGCGAAAGCATGCAGATCGTAACGCACAATGCCACCAGGGGCTGGTGTTTCGCCAAACCGTTAAAGCCTTCAAAAGAATAATCAGTCATTTTGCTGATGACCCCAAATACACCGATAGTTGCCAGGCAGTAAGCCAGCGAATAAATAATTAATCCTTCATAGGAAGTTGGATTCATCGCCACCAGGGCAAACAGCATAAACCCTGCCTGGGAAATACTGGAATAGGCCAGCATCCGTTTTACACTTTGCTGAAACACAGCGGTAATATTCCCAATGAATAAAGTAAGGGCTGCCAGCACCGCCATCCATACTTTCCACTGGATAGTTAACTTATCAAAAGCAGTATTGAAGAGATGAATAAACCCGATAAATATGCCCACTTTTACAATAGTGGCCATAAAAGAAGTAAATACAGTAGGGGCGCCGTCATAAACGTCTGGTGTCCAGAAATGAAACGGAGCAATGGACACTTTGAAGCACATCGAAAACAGCAGCATGAATAGCCCCGCGGTGAGCAGATTCGATTTTCCCAATGCTGCAAGGTTCATTTTACCAATGTCAAAAGTGCCGGTAGCGCCGTAAATCAGGGTGATCCCCATTAGCATAACGCCCGTGGAAAATGATCCCATTAAAAAGTACTTGAGCGCCGCCTCGTTACTTTTCAGGTCTTTTTTCGCTGCGCCGGTTAAAATGTATAACGGTATGGAGATGATCTCAATACCAATAAAAAGCATCAGCAGGTTGGTAAACGAGGTAACCAGGAAGATCCCCGTAAGAATGAAAAAAAGGAGCGCGAAATACTCTGCATAATGATTACCCACTTTTTGCATGTCCTTAGAGGAGAGTAAAAAGAAAACCAGTGTGGCAAAAATGGCAATCGAATTAAAGAACAAGGAATAATAACCAAAGCTCAAAAAACCGGCCGTGTTAATTGAAAAGAAATGGATCCCTTTTGACTCCAGCACATTGGCTATAAGCAATAACAGCGTTCCAACAATGGCGGTTATCCGCACCGGTTCTTTTGTCTGAAACAAAAAGCTGGCAAACAGCATCACAACACCTAATAGACCTGATAAAATAACTGCGTTCATATTGTTTCTCTTAATGCGTCTTTAATAAGTAAAGCACATCTGAATGTTTTAAAATGGATTGACTGATCTCTTCTACAGAATTCAATATCGGTTGAGGGTAGATGCCCACGGCCAGGATCGCTACAATAATAATGGTCAGTATGGCTTTCTCATGAAAGGCAATATCTGTGCCCTTTTCAGTAAGCGCATTGGTAGTGCCAAAGAATACCCGACGTCCCATCTTTAACGTGTAAACCGCCCCCAAAATAATTCCCAGCCCTGCAATAGCCATTAAAGGAATGCCATATTGCGTCACTTTTGATCCCAGTATACCGTTGAACATCATAAATTCCCCAATAAAGGCATTTGTAAGCGGCAGCCCAATATTTGCAAAGGCGATTATAATAAAAAAGAACGTGAGTGCCGGCGCCTTTTGCGCGATCCCGCCAAGGGCGGAAATTTTGGTAGTGCCAAATTTGCGTTCGATGATCTCCACTACAATCCACATGCCCAGGATGTTGATGCCGTGCGAGAACATCTGGATCATCACTCCCTCAATGCTGCTCTTGTCTTCGGCAAATACCGCCACGCACATCAGGCC
Proteins encoded in this region:
- a CDS encoding energy transducer TonB — protein: MEANKILSSDLLDIVFEGRNKDYGAYELRRTYNKRIVKALVITVVAALVIAGLVVLQSKMEANKPQKVKMEEVTIQKIEQPEEKKEPPPPPPPPPPKVEPPKIETKAFTPPKIVKDEEVKQPPPVQEELKDTKIGTINQAGVKDLGVVVPPAGVDGGKGIVEAKPVEKEPEIFTKVEQEARYNGDWSRFLSTNLRGDVPVENGASAGSYQVIVQFVVDVQGNVSDVKVIKDPGFGMGEEAMRAIKKSGKWVPAVQNGRQVKAYRKQPITFQVQE
- a CDS encoding ExbD/TolR family protein yields the protein MASLDTGGDDGHKKGPGVKKAKKQSTRVDMTPMVDLGFLLITFFIFTATMSNPTTMDLNMPKDSDKKDQETKIKQSGSLTVLLAKDNKVFYYEGEMDPTGANFKSDTYKGIRNEIINKKKEVVSHYVQDPACEQEARAKGKSIDDCKQKDFFVIIKPTDDATYKNVVDMLDEMTINKVARYALVKPFPGELDAIRLTIGGSPAAAAPATPAK
- a CDS encoding ExbD/TolR family protein: MAKAKIQKKSTDTDMTPFVDVAFLILSFFIMATKFKPVEPVPIETPNSVASQTMPDNNAVMMSIDKDNKVYFSIMSKSDVQKGKDIIKEAAKRAGVTISDGDLTHYSDGMMMGMPFNKLKSFLALSPADQAKVKQDGIPVMDSATNELVNWIGAAKYVFAGETLKYLVKGDNSSKYPAFNALIEAMKRNDEQKYNLVTMPTEAPTGSELYLDRLKQK
- a CDS encoding MotA/TolQ/ExbB proton channel family protein, with product MAETNQAKPVTATTSVQPKKSSNLISWVAPILCIIAGYCIWRYVIGADSGFAQPDPAGGFWPNHKGPKGAFHRIYEGGIIVPLLIGMLLMVIVFAIERFLTIAKALGTGNINNFVRKVQYHLANKNVEAAIAECDKQKGSVGNVMKAGLRRYKEMINEPGLDTEQKIAAIQKEVEEATALELPMLQKNLVFLSTIVSTGTLVALLGTVMGMIRSFANLGESGGGNSSELAVGISEALYNTALGIGTSALALIFYNMLTTRIDSITYGIDESGFTLTQSFASLYK
- a CDS encoding ABC transporter permease, whose amino-acid sequence is MKFNDILLLAFRTVRSNKLRTGLTVTIIAFGIMALVGIITAIKAMNQKFTESFSSMGANGFTIRFKERNTNFGSNRADGLTVSKKGKKEKQSNLNKVITKEEAQYFISHYHFPGAVAGISVFGGGGNVFSFNAKKTNPNVTLLVGDEKYLYLNSFKLAYGRNFTSGEITGGQNTCLLGLDVAKLFFGEALEKGVNTTIRINNIPYKVLGILEGKGSTFGFSRDNIAIIGYENWNRNFSKPNASYMLAVKVNDIKQLDAAMGEAESLFRSVRKNNSTEESNFILDKSDSTVQTLMNVLRYIRWAAIVIGIITLLGAAIGLMNIMLVAVSERTKEVGLVKALGGKKQSVKIQFLLEAIIISILGALLGIILGIIVGNMFSLVLSTGFVVPWDWVLYGIVICTIVGLAAGIYPALKAGRLNPIDALRYE
- a CDS encoding NADH-quinone oxidoreductase subunit N, with product MNAVILSGLLGVVMLFASFLFQTKEPVRITAIVGTLLLLIANVLESKGIHFFSINTAGFLSFGYYSLFFNSIAIFATLVFFLLSSKDMQKVGNHYAEYFALLFFILTGIFLVTSFTNLLMLFIGIEIISIPLYILTGAAKKDLKSNEAALKYFLMGSFSTGVMLMGITLIYGATGTFDIGKMNLAALGKSNLLTAGLFMLLFSMCFKVSIAPFHFWTPDVYDGAPTVFTSFMATIVKVGIFIGFIHLFNTAFDKLTIQWKVWMAVLAALTLFIGNITAVFQQSVKRMLAYSSISQAGFMLFALVAMNPTSYEGLIIYSLAYCLATIGVFGVISKMTDYSFEGFNGLAKHQPLVALCVTICMLSLAGIPLSAGFLAKFYMLKAVIEAGGYLWLVIFGVVMAAVSAYYYFRLIQAMYFKEGPNNFTRIAAIEKYTLVAICVMIVFVGVFPNVIFNWLYF